In Anaerolineales bacterium, the following proteins share a genomic window:
- a CDS encoding NAD(P)-dependent alcohol dehydrogenase translates to MKAIVYTKYGSADVLHLQEVEKPTPKDNEVLIKVHASTVTAGDCNARGFVFVPPGFGFLSRVMFGLRKPKQPILGTELSGEIVQVGKDVKLFKQGDQIFGISEKFGAYAEYACMAEDASLVMKPANLTCSEAAAIPFGANTALYFLRDMAKLQSGQKVLIIGASGCTGVYAVQLAKYYGAEVIGVCSTRNLEMVLSLGADHAIDYTKEDFTQNGEIYDVIFDMVPGKSSFSRYKSSLKPNGLYLAGAGGLESLAQMAWTTLTGGKKVIAGMAPDRVEDLVFLKELLETGKLKPVIDRRYPLEQTAEAHRYADTGRKRGSVVITIAKQEGSSHG, encoded by the coding sequence ATGAAAGCGATTGTATACACAAAGTACGGCTCGGCCGATGTCCTGCATCTCCAGGAGGTGGAAAAGCCCACCCCAAAAGACAATGAAGTGCTGATCAAAGTTCATGCCTCAACTGTCACTGCTGGAGACTGCAACGCACGCGGTTTTGTCTTTGTCCCGCCTGGCTTTGGTTTCCTGTCACGCGTAATGTTTGGCCTTCGGAAACCCAAGCAACCTATCCTCGGAACGGAATTGTCGGGCGAAATTGTCCAAGTTGGCAAGGATGTCAAACTGTTCAAGCAGGGTGATCAGATCTTTGGTATAAGTGAAAAATTTGGCGCATACGCCGAATACGCCTGCATGGCTGAAGACGCCAGCCTGGTCATGAAACCAGCTAATTTGACTTGCTCAGAAGCCGCTGCAATTCCATTTGGTGCCAACACCGCACTCTATTTTTTGAGAGATATGGCAAAACTTCAATCCGGGCAGAAGGTTCTGATTATTGGTGCTTCGGGTTGTACCGGTGTTTATGCTGTCCAGCTCGCCAAATACTATGGAGCTGAAGTTATTGGCGTGTGCAGTACGAGGAACCTGGAAATGGTACTTTCACTTGGGGCAGACCATGCAATCGATTACACGAAAGAAGATTTCACCCAGAACGGCGAGATATATGATGTTATTTTTGATATGGTCCCAGGCAAGTCTTCGTTTTCACGCTACAAATCGTCCCTTAAACCCAACGGGCTATATCTAGCCGGGGCAGGTGGTTTGGAGTCATTGGCTCAAATGGCCTGGACTACGCTGACCGGCGGCAAGAAAGTGATCGCTGGGATGGCGCCCGACCGTGTAGAAGACTTGGTTTTCCTCAAAGAGCTGCTTGAGACCGGGAAACTCAAACCGGTGATTGACCGGCGCTATCCCTTGGAGCAGACCGCCGAGGCGCACCGCTACGCAGATACGGGACGTAAACGCGGCAGTGTGGTCATTACGATCGCGAAACAGGAGGGCTCATCTCATGGATAA
- a CDS encoding transcriptional regulator produces MGEDVFTRIRDFRVHRGLTQDELAQAVGVSRQSIISIERGRYTPSLFLALRFAQFFQCSTDELFKLNQEDHYVK; encoded by the coding sequence ATGGGAGAAGATGTATTTACCCGTATTCGCGATTTTCGTGTGCACCGTGGGCTGACACAGGATGAGCTGGCACAAGCCGTGGGTGTATCCCGACAGAGCATCATCTCGATTGAGCGCGGCCGTTACACTCCTAGCCTGTTCTTAGCGCTACGCTTTGCTCAATTCTTCCAGTGTTCAACCGATGAACTTTTCAAGCTTAATCAGGAGGATCACTATGTTAAATAA
- a CDS encoding helix-turn-helix transcriptional regulator, whose product MSAQILATKLYIPPPRSKIVLRPRLIERLNEGLQCKLTLISAPAGFGKTTLISEWLAGSKRPVAWLSLDEGDSDPTRFLTYLVAALQTIAANIGKGVLVILQSPQPPSTESILTILLNEITTISDNFILVLDDYHVIDSQQVDFALAFLVEHLPPQMHLVITGREDPHLPLARLRARGQLTELRAAELRFTPSEAAEFLNQVMGLNLAVEDIATLETRTEGWIAGLQLAALSIQGQGDLDAADFIKSFTGSNRFVLDYLIEEVLERQPENIQTFLLHTSILDRMCGPLCDAVLISSSASGQETLEYLERTNLFIVPLDSERRWYRYHHLFGDLLRQRLGKPKEFAEFHLRASQWHEENGDLGAAFFYAIAAEDYGRAARLAEAAWQGMEESFQTAGWRGWVKKLPEEIIRSRPVLCVQLGWAFSLAGEPETSEIHLQNAEQALAGAVDKAELKPFLGSIALVRAYNAQTQGNFTTAMKYAEQAIQLIPENDSYRRSQAAMALECCHWASGNLESAIRAIVDWMESMTQLGNHLFVVASAFGVADLLVSMGRLSEAERTYLDALQLAARHGPEAEQITAHHHLGLSMIYHQREEDTLAAHHLKRAAELGLHTTLADWHYRWAVAQAQLKDAAGDLESALVMLDEAKRVYIQTVVPDLHPIAAMKARIYLKQGQHDKARAWAAERGLSLADEVSYLHEFEHLTLARLEIANPLVNSLLSRLLQAAEEQKRWGSTLDILMAQVLAHEAQGNRPQALAGLERALALAEPEGYVRLFVDNGEPMRLLLLDFRTRIEKQPGGRSHPLRDYVEVLLFAFEKPAEKQSIASRRYSGLLEPLSERELEVLKLLRSELSGPEIARQLIVSLNTLHTHTNNIYNKLGVNNRRAAVRRAEELDLL is encoded by the coding sequence ATGTCCGCTCAGATCTTAGCCACCAAACTTTATATCCCCCCACCTCGGTCTAAAATTGTCCTGCGACCGCGCCTGATCGAGCGGCTGAACGAGGGCTTACAGTGCAAGCTGACCCTAATCTCTGCCCCTGCCGGCTTTGGTAAAACCACGCTAATCAGCGAATGGCTTGCCGGTAGCAAGCGACCAGTTGCCTGGCTATCGCTGGATGAGGGTGATAGCGATCCCACTCGTTTTTTAACGTACCTCGTGGCTGCGTTGCAGACGATTGCGGCGAATATTGGGAAAGGGGTGTTGGTAATTCTCCAGTCCCCTCAGCCACCATCAACCGAATCTATTCTGACGATCCTGCTCAACGAAATTACCACCATTTCTGACAATTTCATCCTAGTGCTGGATGATTACCATGTGATAGATTCCCAACAAGTAGATTTCGCCCTTGCCTTCCTGGTAGAGCATCTACCCCCACAGATGCACTTGGTCATTACCGGCCGTGAGGATCCACATCTCCCCCTGGCCCGGTTGCGCGCCCGAGGTCAATTGACGGAGCTGCGTGCCGCCGAATTGCGTTTTACCCCCTCTGAAGCCGCCGAATTTCTCAACCAGGTAATGGGTCTGAACCTCGCGGTGGAAGACATCGCTACGCTCGAAACTCGCACCGAGGGTTGGATCGCAGGTCTTCAGTTGGCCGCACTCTCCATCCAAGGACAGGGAGATTTGGATGCTGCAGATTTCATCAAATCGTTCACCGGCAGCAATCGTTTCGTACTGGATTATTTGATTGAAGAAGTCCTGGAACGGCAGCCCGAAAATATCCAAACATTCCTGCTGCACACGTCTATCCTAGACCGTATGTGCGGTCCGCTGTGTGACGCTGTTTTAATATCTTCCTCTGCTTCAGGGCAGGAAACCCTGGAATATCTCGAACGCACTAACCTGTTCATCGTGCCGCTGGATAGCGAGCGGCGCTGGTACCGCTATCACCATCTCTTTGGCGATTTGCTGCGCCAGCGCCTGGGAAAACCCAAAGAATTCGCCGAATTCCACCTGCGCGCCAGCCAGTGGCATGAAGAAAACGGCGACCTGGGCGCGGCGTTCTTCTATGCTATTGCAGCCGAGGATTATGGCCGGGCCGCGAGGTTGGCTGAAGCGGCTTGGCAGGGAATGGAGGAAAGTTTTCAGACGGCCGGTTGGCGAGGTTGGGTGAAGAAGCTGCCAGAAGAGATCATTCGCTCCCGACCTGTGCTGTGCGTCCAGCTTGGCTGGGCTTTTTCGCTTGCCGGGGAGCCGGAAACCAGCGAAATTCACCTGCAAAACGCCGAGCAGGCCCTGGCTGGCGCAGTGGACAAGGCGGAACTCAAGCCCTTCCTGGGCAGTATTGCCCTGGTCCGCGCGTATAACGCCCAAACGCAGGGTAATTTCACCACAGCGATGAAATATGCCGAACAGGCCATCCAATTGATTCCCGAGAATGATTCCTACCGCCGCTCCCAGGCAGCTATGGCGTTGGAGTGCTGCCACTGGGCCAGTGGCAACCTGGAGTCGGCCATCCGAGCGATTGTTGATTGGATGGAAAGCATGACCCAGCTGGGCAATCACCTTTTCGTGGTCGCTAGCGCCTTTGGTGTAGCCGACCTGCTGGTAAGCATGGGGCGCCTAAGCGAGGCTGAGCGCACCTATCTGGATGCTTTGCAGCTTGCCGCCCGACACGGCCCAGAGGCCGAGCAAATTACTGCCCACCATCATCTCGGCTTGTCCATGATCTACCATCAGCGGGAAGAAGACACTCTTGCTGCTCATCACTTGAAACGAGCCGCCGAATTGGGTTTGCATACCACCCTAGCGGATTGGCATTACCGCTGGGCTGTGGCCCAGGCTCAATTGAAAGATGCAGCAGGCGATCTGGAATCCGCCCTCGTCATGCTCGACGAGGCCAAACGGGTCTATATCCAAACTGTTGTGCCTGACCTACACCCCATTGCGGCCATGAAAGCGCGCATCTATCTCAAACAGGGACAGCACGATAAGGCCCGGGCGTGGGCAGCAGAACGCGGGCTTTCGCTGGCAGATGAAGTCAGCTACTTGCATGAGTTCGAGCACCTCACCCTGGCCCGGCTGGAAATCGCCAACCCACTGGTCAACTCCCTGCTCTCACGCCTGTTGCAAGCTGCTGAAGAGCAAAAGCGGTGGGGCAGCACGCTCGACATCCTGATGGCGCAGGTGTTGGCCCACGAAGCGCAGGGTAATCGCCCCCAGGCTCTCGCCGGACTGGAACGCGCCCTGGCGTTGGCCGAGCCGGAAGGCTATGTCCGCCTCTTTGTGGACAATGGCGAGCCAATGCGATTGCTGCTGTTGGATTTCCGAACCCGGATTGAAAAACAACCAGGTGGCCGAAGCCATCCACTCCGGGATTATGTAGAAGTACTCTTATTTGCCTTTGAGAAACCAGCAGAGAAGCAATCTATAGCCAGCCGTAGATATTCCGGACTCTTAGAGCCTTTGAGCGAGCGCGAACTGGAAGTGCTCAAACTGCTCCGAAGCGAATTAAGCGGTCCAGAAATTGCCCGACAACTGATCGTGTCGCTCAACACGCTCCACACCCACACCAATAACATTTACAATAAGCTGGGGGTCAACAATCGCCGGGCAGCCGTCCGCCGCGCAGAGGAACTCGATTTGTTATAG
- a CDS encoding cupin, whose product MVTNKKVHVFRSGEGNINTTQTVGMQREELIKSTNSWVGFVKTEPKFTSGWHHHGNYDTYVYVISGELKLEFGEAGEESCVAKAGEVAHIPKDTIHRESNPSNEEQVLFGVRLGEGLPVFNVDGPTR is encoded by the coding sequence TTGGTGACAAACAAAAAAGTGCACGTATTTCGATCAGGCGAAGGAAACATAAATACCACCCAAACCGTCGGGATGCAACGAGAGGAGCTGATTAAGTCAACAAATTCATGGGTTGGCTTCGTGAAAACTGAACCAAAATTCACCTCAGGCTGGCATCATCATGGTAACTATGATACTTATGTATACGTTATTTCAGGTGAGCTTAAGCTGGAATTCGGTGAAGCTGGAGAGGAAAGCTGTGTGGCAAAAGCAGGGGAAGTGGCTCATATTCCCAAAGACACGATTCATCGTGAATCAAATCCAAGTAATGAGGAACAAGTTTTGTTCGGTGTACGCCTTGGTGAGGGCCTGCCTGTATTTAATGTCGATGGCCCAACCAGATAA
- a CDS encoding DUF4239 domain-containing protein, which yields MNYTLISVIGCVVLFLGMLLVAYLAYRLGRWRSVETGVATEGSGALTGAIFALLGLMLAFTFNGAFSRLDARRQLIVQESNAIGTAYLRLDLLPPEVQPGLRESFREYLASRVAFNKVIKDIPAATEEITRTMALQDEIWNQAVVGSREAEYQAARLLLLPALNEMIDIVTTRSIAIQTHPPVIIWVVLSVLALTCAGIAGYSASAVEHPRYIYMIAFAAITVLTIYVILDVEYPSSGFVRLVRENQMLANLAEMMK from the coding sequence ATGAATTATACGCTCATTTCTGTGATCGGATGTGTAGTTCTCTTCCTTGGTATGTTGCTTGTTGCCTACCTTGCCTACCGGCTAGGTCGATGGCGATCTGTTGAAACGGGTGTGGCGACAGAGGGGAGTGGAGCTCTCACCGGGGCAATCTTTGCCCTACTGGGACTTATGCTTGCTTTTACCTTTAATGGAGCTTTCTCGCGGCTCGATGCAAGGCGCCAGTTGATTGTCCAGGAGTCCAATGCCATCGGCACGGCTTATCTTCGATTGGACCTGTTACCGCCAGAAGTTCAGCCAGGCCTGCGAGAGAGTTTCCGGGAGTACCTAGCTTCTCGTGTGGCATTCAACAAAGTCATTAAGGATATCCCGGCTGCGACTGAAGAGATCACCCGGACTATGGCGCTGCAAGACGAGATCTGGAACCAGGCAGTTGTTGGAAGTAGGGAAGCTGAGTACCAGGCTGCACGCTTGTTACTGCTACCTGCACTTAATGAAATGATCGATATTGTAACAACACGGTCGATTGCCATACAGACGCACCCGCCAGTCATTATATGGGTTGTGTTGTCAGTGTTGGCACTGACTTGTGCCGGGATTGCAGGCTATAGTGCTAGTGCCGTCGAACATCCACGATACATCTACATGATTGCCTTTGCAGCCATCACCGTGCTTACTATTTACGTGATTCTAGACGTGGAATACCCAAGTTCTGGCTTTGTTCGTCTCGTTCGAGAGAACCAGATGCTGGCCAATTTGGCAGAAATGATGAAATAA